The Oncorhynchus mykiss isolate Arlee chromosome Y, USDA_OmykA_1.1, whole genome shotgun sequence genomic sequence TGGAAATTTCTGTTTCCTATGGAAACGTCGTAAAATAGGCCTACCCAATTACTACTTACCGCATCTCACTAGCTCAGGAtatggcccagaatattttatacaatgttgcaagtttgctagctCGGACCAaattaatagttgatacaatgtttcaagttccttaCAGACAGGCCAtttgtagccaatgtgatttataggatatttatttttatcaggatattttcttcCTGCGGGCTgctatgtttttgtttgttggcTTTTTACATATTGGCAATGGCGAtaaagttacttttagatttgtataattttcatttagatagaatattgattaaccacatgacattgATTCTGAGATATATAGACTTTATTACAAATTAAAATGTGCAAATGTAAATCGTAACTGGCAtccagatcagtagaaatggtaggataacttggcactccaaatggaaaatgtTACTGAccgctggtgtagcctattacagTCTTCTGCTTCTGGTTAGgctatcttgatctctggctcccacTTGAGTCATTTGTTTCTTAATTTTTAATCAcaatgcttaaagcatcagacaagctcagtagccAACATATAGTTGATTTCATTCAAACATatggtgtgtctatatatgggaAAATGCATGTTTTCAAATTACGAATGGTCATAAGTACAGACTACTTTCGGTCAGTCAAGATTTTCGTCGGAGACGGCCCTAATACACAGTGTATCTGTCTTCACCAGTAGTACTAATTCTGCCTCCCGTGAGATGCTACACCACAATGCCAGGGGAGTGGGCACTGGGCTGGGTGGTTCCCTAGGCGCTCTGTAATTACACTGTACAGCAGATGTTCACATAGGAGTGTGTGAGAGCATATGGTTGTGAAGTGGGGTTACTCTGTCTCAATCTCAAGTTACTTGTTTCACATTTCAACTGGGCCCTAATTTCTAGATGCATGACTACCGGTACTAACTATGTTATAACATACTTGGTgaaactctctctgttctcccatcAGTTTTGTCTGGCCAAAGTGGAGAAGGAGCAGTATGAGAAGGAGCAGTCAGACGCTCAGCAGGACATCCTGAAGAAAGCGGCCATAGGATTGCCTGTCTACACACGCACTGGGACCGGAGGTGAGAATACAATACAGTCGACACATGgttggaacacacacaccttggATTTAAAGCTGATGATGATTGAGCAGGTGTATTGGTGTGTTCTCCACAGCCGTCCGGTACTGTGAACACTGTCAGGTGATCAAACCCGACCGCTGCCACCACTGCTCCACCTGTGACATGTGAGTTCAGTTAGTTCTGTCTCCATGGGGTTCAGATGAGATGCACCATTGGATTTTATGTGGGGTCTTTTTAGATGCTTCAACTCCAAAGTAATATACTATTTTCTCCTTTCCCTTGTTTGTttgtgctctcgctctctctcaggtgTGTACTGAAGATGGATCATCACTGTCCATGGTATGTAACACCTCAGTCCGTTCTTGTAATTTAGATGCTTAGCAACAGTACACTCCTTTTGTGTGTGAAGTTCTTTGTTCATACTGACTTGATAGTGATTGGATCAGTGGAGAGTTTAATCCTCTCCATTCTACTGCATCAGCATATTTGATCTGTCTGACCTTTTTACTTGATGAAGTCACTGTTTTGTCTAGTACAGCAATGGAAAAGGAATTACCCAGCTCTCAAACAGATAATTATGTAGACTTTGTGTCATCACTGTATTTTATACAGATTAGAGAATAGAGGCAACTAGTGGAGAAGGCAGCAGGAGCCACGTTGACTGATtaatttacccctctctctctgtttcttgctCAGGGTGAATAACTGTGTTGGATTTTCGAACTACAAGTTCTTTGTCTTGTTTCTGGCCTACTCCATGCTGTATTGTGTGTTTATCGCTGCTACTGTCTTGCAGTATTTCATCAAATTCTGGACAGTAAGTACTACTAAGTAATACTCTAGCTGCCTTTCATTTCTTCCCTAGCCAGAGCTTAGTGGTTGAGTGTAAACACTGACAGCAGTAAGATCCCTGATCGCATGTTCCAATTAGCCAATACCCAAATCCTCTACATAATCCACCTCAAATTTGAGCAGTCTGCATGtcagatttattttttatatctAATCGCTGTAAAATAGTTGCACACATTTCTCCACTAACAATCTGTCTCTAATACTTTGCCTAAAGCATTGCCGAAGGAGATCTGTTGGGGATTGTCCTCAGGTAAAATGCAAGATTGTCACCATCTGATCGTCATGTTAGTTAAAAAGTAAGGTTGCACTTCTTTGAATAGCCTATTGCCACTAGTGGCAAGTCACAATAAGGTAAGCTAGAGAAGCTCCACCCATAATGGCATTCACAAGCCTTTTGTCTCTGATGTACAAGTCGCTGTTGAGGGATTCTCTTCAGTATGTGTCAAACACTGTTGTCTTGCAGCATAAGCTGTTGTCTGTTCCTCCTTGAGTGTTAAGACTGGGCTTCTgtccttgtctgtgttgtatGCTGCCTTGCTTGTGACAATGAATGCCCACTGTCATCTTGCCCAACTGAGGCCCAGTGTGGAGTTGGACAGGATTGGTTGTTTAGCATGTCTTATTTTGCATATTGAATTCACAGACAACCAAAggtctgtactgtatgtagtacCTGCTGGAGCCATTCACTGAACAGACATGTAGGCTCAGATTCTGCTTCTCCAGAATGAGGAGGTGACccattgtcatttacaactgactgatcctgtgtgtctgtgcacatcctgtgtgtctgtgcagAAGGTTAACATTACTACTGTATGGTTCTGTTGAAAAGTATGACATCACTAatggctctcctctctcttccctctcaagAATCAGCTGCCCGACACTCACGCCAAATTCCACGTGTTGTTTCTGTTTTTTGTGGCGGCAATGTTCTTCATCAGCATCCTGTCGCTTTTCAGCTACCATCTCTGGCTTGTGGGAAAGAACAGGACCACCATAGGTAGCTGCCATGCCTCACCATGCTGTAACACAGAACATCTCATCCACTATTGTCTTGATTGATTGTTGACACCATTTTATCATTGTTTGACATAGTATAAGTTTATGTCTTGGTTTTTATTTCAGAGGCTTTCAGGGCTCCTGTCTTCAGAAATGGCCCAGACAAAAATGGCTTCTCTCTGGGCTTCAGTAGGAACGTGGTGGAGGTGTTTGGAGACCAGAAGAAGTACTGGATGTTTCCCATCTACACCAGGTGAAAACACCAAGTCTACTATCTACCTATTCTTTTGGAGATTTACAATCGTTTTTTTTAAGTAGACCACAAAACATTTCAAATACTTAGGATGCTTAATAAGTGAAAAATATATAAAGATAACTTGATCCCATCACTCACCAATATGAAAGCAGACCTAATTAAATGGAACAATCTTCACAGAAATCTAAATGGTAGAGTTAACCTTTTCAGAATGGAATGGCTCCCAAAGTATAGTTATTCTACTTTGCCGAAGTATACTCGGTCATAACAGACGGTGTATGGGCAAATTAAAACTGCTAGAATAGAAAGTGACATTTTATATCTTCCTATGTCTAAATGttggttttaaccttccagacttggaattgtatcaactcgcCTCCCAAGGCTTTTACTTGCAACAAATAGTTAAATGCATTAAAGAAGAAAAATGGGTACATTTTGAAGATGCACATGTTCACCCCAGAATCTTTTTACGTGTCTTATTTTCAAAGGAAAAGgctaagaacattaacaacttcatagttaagaacaacatggacattttttaaaaatattctaCAAAAACCAATATGACCTCCTAAAAACACAAGCCTATCAAACAGTCCTTAAttagcttttcagaattcaccaATAAATAAATTGGTCCACATCCAAAATTCCAAAAGCAATTTTGGATTGACTAATGTGGATATTTTTAAAATGCATGCAACTTAAAACGTATCACAATGTCTATTTGATTttttggacatcagagcaatCTTGAGGGAATCCTATCTGAGTCAGAACAGGATGTTCATATGATAGGTAAGATATACAAGTCTATCCAACTGACAAAAACTATTGGAACTAAAACTgaaaaataactgatattggcacaagatgAAGGGAATGTTGGAACATAACTAACGAAATGACAGTTCATGAAAATGTacgcttaatccagtataaactaatgtattGAATTTATTAAAGaagagacaaaattcacaaattctacagcacaactgCAGAGTcgtgtcttaagtgtaaaactaacaatgaggCAATAATCCAATGCCTTCTGGGATTGTTATGAAGTCCAAAAGTTAGGGGCGGATtgagaaagttggctgtcagaagtattagtgtaaatgtacttttaatccaCCTGTCTGTAAATCCAGACATGGCATATGAGGGTGCAGTGAGCTACCCAATGGGTTGGACAATACCTTTCTCGTCAGTCACCTTGAAAAAAGGTATACGTAACCTGGAAATAAACCAATCCTCCGTTGTTAACACAATGGAAAGTTCAAGTGCTTTATTATGTAAATGTTGAAAGTGCGTGGGCGAAGGAGAGAAACCAAAGGGTGccgtttgaggccatgtggcagAGAGTGATAAGGGCTCTGGAGATGCAGGTGTGATGTtatttgtatgttttgtattgtttcaaaaaacatttaaaaaagttttAATCTAATTATTATAGTACTTAGAAACTTAGTGCAGGGTTTAAATAccaagtgcccccccccccccgttctctctctcctctcctttctctccgtTAGTCATGGTGATGGACACAGTTTTGTCACCCGGTTGCTGACCTTAGATCCTGAGCAAATAGCTGTGGGCCTCCAGATCAACGGCAAAAGGTTATTTATGGTTTCTCaggttgatttatttatttcctgATTCAGTAAAATGATCTCACCTAATTCATAAAATTAATCTCTGCCTTGTCCTCCAACAGCTCTGTAGATGGTCTGGCAAGCCCCAAGCACATCCTTGGCAACAACATTAACCACATTGAGGGCCATCAGGATGGTATGTAGATTCCCCATAGATATCCTGTACTGTCAAGTAGCCATGTGTCTGTGTGCTGCCTGACCCTAGAACCCTTGTGTTTCAGACGTAGCCCAGACGGTAACTGTGACCATGGAGACTGAATCATAGACAGGTAAGCCTATAGATGAGTTCCGCTGAAGTGCGCGTGTTTCCTGCAGACCTTAGAGTGGAAACTGATGACCACCAGGTGGCTCAAATGGCCAGTTTACATGTCTGCCAGGAGACAACTGAGCCATTAACTGTGATGCCTTACAACCAGCAGCATCTTTGTCTCTACAGAAACCAGCCTTTTATCACATGCAGTACCCCTACTACCATGGACAAAATGTCAAGTAAACGCTCTCGAATAGCCGCCATCCTTTCTATTGTCGTTCTTATGACCACCAAACAGCATCCCTGTTACCATGGACAAACCCTGGACTGTCATGGACACGACATCTGTCACCAGAGCTTTAATCAGCTTTCAGTTTCCATCCTCACCAAACACATGCAGATGCGTTTTCTTTGTTGCTAACCAAAAACGCACAACAATATTTTTTTGGTAACTATTATTAATCTCTGGAACTGCTCTGTTTTTCAAGCCAAAAAAAGAATACTCTTTGCACTAGGTCAGATAAGTGCAGGAAAAGAATACTCTTTGCACTAAGTCAGATAAGTGCAGGAAAAGAATACTCTTTGCACTAGGTCAGATAAGTGCAGGAAAATAATACTCTTAGCACTAGGTCAGATAAGTGCAGGAAAATAATTGCTTTACAGTTATACGCCTCCGTCAAATCAGTATTCACTTGCTTTATTGGGAAAAATGAAGAGGTCACTGTGTCTTAGCACAGAAAATGTGTTAGTGGCTTTGATTTGATTAAACCCAGAGGATACAATGTTGTGTCTTGAGGCCCTGAAGGTCATGAGCACTACTGTCTCAGTTGATTGTagcgtgtgtgtactgtatgcacTTTACACTTGAATCCTGTGACTGGTGCTAAGCATATCCATTGATTTCAATAGGACAGTAGGTTTATACGAACCACGGCTTTGTAGGACCCTATGCCTCACCCAAaatcctctcctgctctgtatCATCGGAACTTAAATGTGCATTGTGCCTTCAGGACAGTATGGAAGAACAAAGGTATAGTACAGTGCCATAGTTGACCGTAGCATGGTGTAATAACTTTACAATTTATATAGATGGAAATGGAACCCGGAGAGCATTTTTGTTTACAATTTTACGGGCCAAATCCCCACTCATGTTTTGCACAATTCCGTGCATCAGtgatgatatacactgagtgtacaaaacattaggaaagcctttcctaatattgagttgcacccccctcagaacagcctcaatttgtcggggcatggactacaaggtatTGAAACTTTTCAACAGGGATCCTGGTCCAATTTGACtcccaatgcttcctacagttgtatcaagttggctgggtgtcctttgggtggtggaccattcttgatacacttgCAAAacaaactgttgagtgtgaaacccagcagcattgcagttcttgacactcaaccaggcacctactaccataccctgttcaaaggctcttaaatattttgtcttgtccattcaccctcggaatggcacacatacataattcatgtctcaaggcttaaaaattcttctttaacctgtctccaccccttcatctatactcattgaagtggatttaacaggtgaccaACAAGGGACCATAGCtatcacctggatttacctggtcagtctcatgttcctaatgttttgtacactcagtgtatgtgaccaggtagatttatttatttttttaatcaagaaTTGTTGGGAGTCAACACAGTTTTTTTCAGAGGTGTGATATCAGAGGTGTATAATTCATTAACATTGGACAGCATTGTTACTCCATTAAGTATTTATTTTCAAGGCTTCTTTTAAGTTGCAGATTTTCCATAGTTTATTTTTGCCATATATTGTTTTCAGATATGTAGCGTTTTTTAAACTGAGTTTATGAAGATTAAGGTATCTGTGAAGTCATCACTTTTGTTCGCGAGAGGggacttttgacacatttcac encodes the following:
- the LOC110510057 gene encoding palmitoyltransferase ZDHHC20 isoform X2 yields the protein MAPHHVLKCCQRSLAWIPVIFINLVVGWSYYAYVVELCIFTIPNNAEKISYLVVFHLFFIMFIWSYWKTICSRPASPSKEFCLAKVEKEQYEKEQSDAQQDILKKAAIGLPVYTRTGTGAVRYCEHCQVIKPDRCHHCSTCDMCVLKMDHHCPWVNNCVGFSNYKFFVLFLAYSMLYCVFIAATVLQYFIKFWTNQLPDTHAKFHVLFLFFVAAMFFISILSLFSYHLWLVGKNRTTIEAFRAPVFRNGPDKNGFSLGFSRNVVEVFGDQKKYWMFPIYTSHGDGHSFVTRLLTLDPEQIAVGLQINGKSSVDGLASPKHILGNNINHIEGHQDDVAQTVTVTMETES
- the LOC110510057 gene encoding palmitoyltransferase ZDHHC20 isoform X3, which encodes MAPHHVLKCCQRSLAWIPVIFINLVVGWSYYAYVVELCIFTIPNNAEKISYLVVFHLFFIMFIWSYWKTICSRPASPSKEFCLAKVEKEQYEKEQSDAQQDILKKAAIGLPVYTRTGTGAVRYCEHCQVIKPDRCHHCSTCDMCVLKMDHHCPWNQLPDTHAKFHVLFLFFVAAMFFISILSLFSYHLWLVGKNRTTIEAFRAPVFRNGPDKNGFSLGFSRNVVEVFGDQKKYWMFPIYTSHGDGHSFVTRLLTLDPEQIAVGLQINGKSSVDGLASPKHILGNNINHIEGHQDDVAQTVTVTMETES
- the LOC110510057 gene encoding palmitoyltransferase ZDHHC20 isoform X4, producing MHTSWNSVSLQSQIMQKKFCLAKVEKEQYEKEQSDAQQDILKKAAIGLPVYTRTGTGAVRYCEHCQVIKPDRCHHCSTCDMCVLKMDHHCPWVNNCVGFSNYKFFVLFLAYSMLYCVFIAATVLQYFIKFWTHCRRRSVGDCPQNQLPDTHAKFHVLFLFFVAAMFFISILSLFSYHLWLVGKNRTTIEAFRAPVFRNGPDKNGFSLGFSRNVVEVFGDQKKYWMFPIYTSHGDGHSFVTRLLTLDPEQIAVGLQINGKSSVDGLASPKHILGNNINHIEGHQDDVAQTVTVTMETES
- the LOC110510057 gene encoding palmitoyltransferase ZDHHC20 isoform X1, with product MAPHHVLKCCQRSLAWIPVIFINLVVGWSYYAYVVELCIFTIPNNAEKISYLVVFHLFFIMFIWSYWKTICSRPASPSKEFCLAKVEKEQYEKEQSDAQQDILKKAAIGLPVYTRTGTGAVRYCEHCQVIKPDRCHHCSTCDMCVLKMDHHCPWVNNCVGFSNYKFFVLFLAYSMLYCVFIAATVLQYFIKFWTHCRRRSVGDCPQNQLPDTHAKFHVLFLFFVAAMFFISILSLFSYHLWLVGKNRTTIEAFRAPVFRNGPDKNGFSLGFSRNVVEVFGDQKKYWMFPIYTSHGDGHSFVTRLLTLDPEQIAVGLQINGKSSVDGLASPKHILGNNINHIEGHQDDVAQTVTVTMETES